One Brassica napus cultivar Da-Ae chromosome C4, Da-Ae, whole genome shotgun sequence genomic region harbors:
- the LOC106392111 gene encoding cytochrome P450 71B2-like isoform X2, whose product MLQPTKDGRDRKIHLRFQRYRNFGIRYIREEEVGLVVKKVSESALRQSPLDLSKTIFSLTASIICRVALGQNFNEDGFVIDQERIEELVTEAAEAIGTFNFSDFFPGALGRFLDWFFQRYKKMNKVFEELDAFYQHVIDDHLKLEGRKDPDIVSLLLDLIGNEDSFKLNIDNIKAILMDLFLAGVDTSAVTMIWAMSELVRNPRAMKKAQETIRTTLGDKKEIITEDDLGKVDYLTLIIKETFRLHPPLPFILPRETMSHVKIQGYDIPPKTQIQINVWTIGRDPERWTGPEDFIPERFTDSSVDFRGQHFELLPFGSGRRMCPAMPMGVATVELGLMNLLYFFDWALPDGMNFGDIDMEETGNISIVKKVPLQLVPLQRY is encoded by the exons ATGTTGCAGCCGACCAAAGACGGTAGGGACCGGAAAATTCACTTACGGTTTCAAAGATATCGCAATTTCGGAATACG GTATATCAGAGAGGAAGAGGTTGGACTTGTGGTGAAGAAAGTGTCTGAATCTGCTTTGAGACAATCTCCTCTAGATTTAAGCAAAACCATTTTCTCACTCACCGCAAGCATCATTTGCAGAGTAGCTTTAGGACAGAACTTCAACGAAGATGGCTTTGTTATCGATCAAGAAAGGATCGAAGAACTTGTCACCGAAGCAGCAGAAGCTATAGGGACTTTCAATTTCTCTGATTTCTTCCCTGGTGCACTTGGAAGATTCCTAGATTGGTTCTTTCAACGGTACAAGAAGATGAACAAAGTCTTTGAAGAGCTTGATGCTTTTTATCAGCATGTGATTGATGACCACTTGAAACTAGAAGGAAGGAAAGACCCGGATATCGTTTCCTTGTTGTTGGATTTGATCGGAAATGAAGATTCTTTCAAACTCAATATTGATAATATCAAGGCTATCCTCATG GATCTATTTCTCGCGGGGGTAGATACTAGTGCTGTAACAATGATTTGGGCGATGTCAGAACTCGTTAGAAACCCTAGAGCAATGAAGAAAGCTCAGGAAACGATTCGAACCACCCTTGGGGACAAAAAGGAAATAATCACTGAAGATGATCTAGGCAAAGTTGATTACTTGACGCTCATAATCAAGGAAACATTCAGACTACATCCACCACTTCCATTTATACTCCCAAGAGAAACAATGTCTCATGTCAAGATCCAAGGCTACGATATTCCCCCGAAAACGCAAATTCAAATTAACGTATGGACAATCGGACGTGACCCAGAGCGTTGGACTGGCCCTGAAGATTTCATCCCTGAACGGTTTACTGATAGTTCTGTAGATTTCAGAGGACAACATTTTGAGTTGTTACCGTTTGGTTCTGGTCGGAGGATGTGTCCCGCGATGCCAATGGGGGTTGCTACTGTGGAACTAGGATTGATGAATTTGCTTTACTTTTTCGATTGGGCATTGCCTGATGGAATGAATTTTGGAGACATTGATATGGAAGAAACAGGTAATATCTCCATTGTCAAAAAAGTACCTCTTCAACTTGTGCCCCTTCAACGTTATTGA
- the LOC106392111 gene encoding cytochrome P450 71B2-like isoform X1, with product MGILLCFFLVLVFTLVSSNFLKKITNSKFNLPPSPSSLPVIGNLNHLAGLPHRCFHNLSMKYGPVMLLRLGLVPVVVISSSEAAEAVLKTHDLECCSRPKTVGTGKFTYGFKDIAISEYGAYWREMRKLAVIELLSLKRVQSFRYIREEEVGLVVKKVSESALRQSPLDLSKTIFSLTASIICRVALGQNFNEDGFVIDQERIEELVTEAAEAIGTFNFSDFFPGALGRFLDWFFQRYKKMNKVFEELDAFYQHVIDDHLKLEGRKDPDIVSLLLDLIGNEDSFKLNIDNIKAILMDLFLAGVDTSAVTMIWAMSELVRNPRAMKKAQETIRTTLGDKKEIITEDDLGKVDYLTLIIKETFRLHPPLPFILPRETMSHVKIQGYDIPPKTQIQINVWTIGRDPERWTGPEDFIPERFTDSSVDFRGQHFELLPFGSGRRMCPAMPMGVATVELGLMNLLYFFDWALPDGMNFGDIDMEETGNISIVKKVPLQLVPLQRY from the exons ATGGGGATcttgctctgtttcttcttggttttggtttttactCTCGTATCATCAAACTTTCTTAAAAAGATTACAAACTCAAAGTTTAACCTTCCTCCAAGCCCTTCAAGTCTTCCAGTCATTGGAAACTTAAACCATCTTGCAGGATTGCCTCACAGATGTTTTCATAACCTCTCCATGAAATACGGACCAGTGATGCTTCTCCGTCTCGGGTTGGTTCCAGTGGTTGTTATCTCATCGAGTGAAGCAGCTGAAGCAGTTCTCAAAACTCACGACCTGGAATGTTGCAGCCGACCAAAGACGGTAGGGACCGGAAAATTCACTTACGGTTTCAAAGATATCGCAATTTCGGAATACGGTGCGTACTGGCGGGAAATGCGGAAACTCGCGGTGATCGAGCTTCTTAGCCTCAAGAGGGTTCAATCGTTTAGGTATATCAGAGAGGAAGAGGTTGGACTTGTGGTGAAGAAAGTGTCTGAATCTGCTTTGAGACAATCTCCTCTAGATTTAAGCAAAACCATTTTCTCACTCACCGCAAGCATCATTTGCAGAGTAGCTTTAGGACAGAACTTCAACGAAGATGGCTTTGTTATCGATCAAGAAAGGATCGAAGAACTTGTCACCGAAGCAGCAGAAGCTATAGGGACTTTCAATTTCTCTGATTTCTTCCCTGGTGCACTTGGAAGATTCCTAGATTGGTTCTTTCAACGGTACAAGAAGATGAACAAAGTCTTTGAAGAGCTTGATGCTTTTTATCAGCATGTGATTGATGACCACTTGAAACTAGAAGGAAGGAAAGACCCGGATATCGTTTCCTTGTTGTTGGATTTGATCGGAAATGAAGATTCTTTCAAACTCAATATTGATAATATCAAGGCTATCCTCATG GATCTATTTCTCGCGGGGGTAGATACTAGTGCTGTAACAATGATTTGGGCGATGTCAGAACTCGTTAGAAACCCTAGAGCAATGAAGAAAGCTCAGGAAACGATTCGAACCACCCTTGGGGACAAAAAGGAAATAATCACTGAAGATGATCTAGGCAAAGTTGATTACTTGACGCTCATAATCAAGGAAACATTCAGACTACATCCACCACTTCCATTTATACTCCCAAGAGAAACAATGTCTCATGTCAAGATCCAAGGCTACGATATTCCCCCGAAAACGCAAATTCAAATTAACGTATGGACAATCGGACGTGACCCAGAGCGTTGGACTGGCCCTGAAGATTTCATCCCTGAACGGTTTACTGATAGTTCTGTAGATTTCAGAGGACAACATTTTGAGTTGTTACCGTTTGGTTCTGGTCGGAGGATGTGTCCCGCGATGCCAATGGGGGTTGCTACTGTGGAACTAGGATTGATGAATTTGCTTTACTTTTTCGATTGGGCATTGCCTGATGGAATGAATTTTGGAGACATTGATATGGAAGAAACAGGTAATATCTCCATTGTCAAAAAAGTACCTCTTCAACTTGTGCCCCTTCAACGTTATTGA